A part of Lutra lutra chromosome 2, mLutLut1.2, whole genome shotgun sequence genomic DNA contains:
- the CSN2 gene encoding beta-casein: MKVFILACLVALALARETVESLSSSEESITHINKKLENIKHEEQQQREDERQNKIHPLAQQQPLVFPNADPIPFAILPQNVLPLAQPAVVLPLPQPEIVQVPQIKENIVPTRKMMPFLKSPVAPLLNSQIQNLADPENLHFAQLQPQPLPLPLPLPMPLPLPQLQPLMQQIPQPLPQTPMLAPQPLLSFPQSKVQALPQQVLPIPQRNMPLQAFLLYQEPSHEAHPVTQPLAPVFV, translated from the exons ATGAAGGTCTTCATCCTTGCCTGCCTGGTGGCTCTTGCTCTTGCAAGAGAG ACTGTGGAAAGCCTTTCCAGCAGTGAG gaaTCTATCACGCACATCAACAAG AAACTTGAGAATATTAAGCATGAGGAACAGCAGCAAAGAGAG gaTGAACGCCAGAATAAAATCCACCCCCTTGCCCAGCAGCAGCCTCTAGTCTTTCCTAATGCCGATCCCATCCCCTTTGCTATCCTTCCACAGAATGTCCTGCCTCTCGCTCAGCCCGCTGTGGtgctgcctctccctcagcccgAAATAGTGCAAGTCCCCCAAATTAAGGAGAACATCGTTCCGACACGCAAAATGATGCCCTTTCTGAAATCTCCAGTAGCGCCCCTTTTGAACAGCCAAATCCAGAATCTTGCTGATCCTGAAAATCTGCACTTTGCTCAGCTCCagcctcagcctctgcctctgcccctgcccctgcccatgcctctgcctctgcctcagctccagCCCCTGATGCAGCAGATCCCCCAGCCTCTTCCTCAGACTCCCATGCTTGCTCCTCAGCCACTGCTGTCCTTCCCACAGTCCAAAGTCCAGGCTCTTCCCCAGCAAGTGCTCCCCATCCCTCAGAGAAACATGCCCCTACAAGCCTTTCTGC